One genomic segment of Hymenobacter psoromatis includes these proteins:
- a CDS encoding L,D-transpeptidase family protein, with the protein MLRLHFFSVTLLLSLLGVPGLLASCGSNQTGQADQASSKTGTRATADTGGPEPHVDSIFVTRAMQADARFRVQERWARKFYRERQFRLGWFKQNQLVPQAATFLTVVAKAKDDGLDPKKYDTKQITDIMAALKSVGPDTARRNQLERKLDVTLSGSYFTWASDYYRGVANPRDTKNDAWKVKRNKIKLDHALMTILRERESTYPYYDFAPLHPEYTHLKKALALLRARQAAGGWPALPAATSLKPGAASPAVGLLRQRLLGGEATGQTPATVEATARPVSNVTAAPAATTYDPALVAAVKNFQRDLGLPPTGLVSGETLRQLNVPIQARINQVILNMERWRWLPKKFEPDYLIVNIPEYRLRVFEEGKQALTMRVIVGKTLTATPVFSDKMEYVVLAPYWNVPYSIIDKELRAKLVTNPHYLDHLDMEVVKGYGRRATSIDPTSIDWANVTQANFKYTVRRRPGPKNDLGDVKFIFPNSDDIYLHDTPHGELFSQTKRNFSHGCVRVEEPIKLATYLLRNNPNWDLTSIQDTIAEHHEKYITLKEKLPVYLVYFTAWADTDGHAHFRDDIYGHDKALAKEYFE; encoded by the coding sequence TTGCTCCGACTTCATTTTTTCTCCGTTACTCTCCTGCTGAGCCTACTCGGTGTGCCGGGCCTACTCGCCTCGTGCGGTAGCAATCAAACGGGCCAGGCCGACCAGGCCAGCTCTAAAACCGGTACGCGCGCCACTGCCGATACTGGCGGCCCCGAGCCGCACGTCGATAGCATATTCGTTACCCGAGCCATGCAAGCCGATGCCCGCTTCCGAGTGCAGGAACGCTGGGCGCGCAAATTTTACCGTGAGCGCCAGTTTCGGCTGGGCTGGTTTAAGCAAAATCAGCTCGTGCCTCAGGCCGCTACCTTCCTCACGGTGGTAGCTAAAGCAAAAGATGACGGTCTGGACCCTAAAAAGTATGATACCAAGCAGATAACTGATATAATGGCCGCGCTGAAAAGCGTAGGTCCAGACACCGCGCGCCGCAATCAGTTGGAGCGCAAGCTCGACGTTACGTTGTCAGGTAGCTATTTTACCTGGGCTTCGGACTACTATCGGGGCGTGGCCAACCCCCGCGATACCAAGAACGACGCCTGGAAAGTCAAACGTAATAAAATTAAGCTCGACCATGCCTTGATGACCATCTTGCGCGAGCGCGAAAGCACCTATCCTTACTACGATTTCGCCCCGCTGCACCCCGAGTATACTCACCTCAAAAAGGCGCTGGCGCTGCTACGCGCCCGGCAGGCGGCGGGCGGTTGGCCCGCACTGCCGGCCGCTACCAGCCTCAAGCCCGGCGCGGCCTCGCCCGCGGTGGGCCTGTTGCGCCAGCGCCTGCTGGGCGGCGAGGCCACCGGCCAAACGCCGGCCACGGTGGAAGCCACCGCCCGTCCCGTTAGCAACGTGACGGCCGCCCCGGCTGCCACCACCTACGACCCCGCGCTGGTCGCCGCCGTGAAAAACTTTCAGCGCGACCTCGGCCTACCCCCTACCGGCCTAGTGAGCGGCGAAACCCTGCGCCAACTCAACGTGCCCATTCAGGCCCGCATCAACCAGGTTATCCTGAACATGGAGCGCTGGCGCTGGCTGCCCAAAAAGTTTGAGCCCGATTATTTGATTGTGAACATTCCCGAATACCGCCTGCGGGTGTTTGAGGAGGGTAAGCAGGCGCTGACCATGCGGGTTATCGTGGGCAAAACACTCACCGCTACCCCCGTCTTCTCCGACAAGATGGAGTACGTGGTGCTGGCTCCGTACTGGAACGTGCCGTATAGCATTATCGACAAGGAGCTGCGCGCCAAACTCGTGACTAATCCCCACTACCTCGACCACCTCGATATGGAAGTAGTGAAGGGCTACGGCCGCCGGGCAACCAGCATCGACCCCACCAGCATCGACTGGGCCAACGTGACGCAGGCCAACTTCAAGTACACTGTGCGCCGCCGCCCTGGCCCCAAAAACGACTTAGGCGACGTGAAGTTTATTTTTCCCAACTCCGACGACATCTATCTGCACGATACGCCCCACGGTGAGCTTTTTTCGCAAACCAAGCGCAACTTCAGCCACGGTTGCGTGCGGGTGGAGGAACCTATAAAGTTGGCTACCTACCTACTGCGCAACAACCCCAACTGGGACCTGACCAGTATCCAGGATACCATTGCCGAACACCACGAGAAGTACATTACGCTAAAGGAAAAGCTGCCTGTTTACCTGGTCTACTTCACCGCCTGGGCTGATACCGACGGCCACGCGCACTTCCGCGACGATATCTACGGCCACGACAAGGCGCTCGCCAAAGAATATTTTGAGTAA